Genomic DNA from Amycolatopsis alba DSM 44262:
CGAGCCTGCCGAACTCGGCGACCGTCGTTTCGACGGCCGCGGAGATCGCGGCGGCGTCGGCGCTGTCGGCCTGGACCGCCAGCGCGCGACGGCCGAGTGCCTTGATCGTGTCCACGACACCGGCCGCGAGTTCAGCGTTGTTTTGGTAGGTGAGCGCGACGTCTGCGCCGTCCTCGGCGAGCCGGATCGCCGTGGCGGCCCCGATCCCGCGGCTGCCGCCGGTCACCAAAGCCACCTTGCCGTCGAGGGTCATGCGGTGTTCTCCGTTCGATTTCGTTGTCCTTGAACAACTCCATCGAATCGCCTCATGACCCTCGACGCTGGCGCAAATCGGTCACGTCGCTACAGCACGATGTTGACCAGACGTCCCGGCACGACGATCACCTTGCGCGGAGTGCCGTCGCCGACCAAGGCGGCGACCTTCTCGTCGGCCAGCGCGGCCGCCTGCACGGCGTCCTTGCCCGCCTCGGCGGGCACGGTGATCCGGGAGCGCACCTTGCCGTTGACCTGGATCGGGTACTCCACGGAGTCCTCGACCAGGTACTTCTCGTCGACGACCGGGAACGGCCCGTGCACCAGGGAATCCGCGTGGCCCAGGCGCTTCCACAGCTCCTCGGTCAGGTGCGGGGCCAGCGGCGCCAGCATCAGCACCAGCGGCTCCACCAGTTCCCGCGGCGTGGCGTCGGCCGAACCGTAGGCCTTGGTGACGTGGTTGTTCAGCTCGATCAGCTTCGCGCCTGCCGTGTTGAACCGCAGTTCCGCGTAGTCCTCGCGGACACCGGCGATCGCCTTGTGCAGCTGCTTGCGGTCCGCGTCCGTGGCGTCCACAGTGGACACGCGCAGCTCGCCGGACTCCTCGTCGACGACCAGGCGCCACAGCCGCTGCAGGAACCGCTGCGCGCCGACGACGTCCTTGGTCGCCCACGGCCGCGAGACGTCCAGCGGGCCCATCGACATCTCGTAGAAACGGAAGGTGTCGGCGCCGTAGGACGCGCACATTTCGTCCGGGGTGACGACGTTGCGCTGCGTCTTCCCCATCTTCCCGTATTCCTGCTTGACCTCTTCGTCTTGGTAGAAGAACTTTCCGTCCTTCTCCACGACGTCTTCGGCCGGCACGTAGAAACCGCGGGAATCGGTGTACGCGTACGCCTGCACGTAGCCCTGGTTGAACAGCTTCCGGTACGGCTCCTTGGACGACACGTGGCCCAGGTCGAACAACACCTTGTGCCAGAACCGCGAGTACAGCAGGTGCAGCACCGCGTGCTCGACACCGCCGACGTACAGATCCGTGCCGCCAGGGTCTTCGACACCGTGCTCGGCGGGCCGCGGGCCGACCCAGTACGCCTCGTTCTCCGGCGCGACCAGCGCTTCGGAGTTGGTCGGGTCCAGGTACCGCAGCTGGTACCAGCAGGAACCCGCCCAGTTCGGCATGGTGTTGATGTCGCGGCGGTAGGTCTTCTTGCCGTCGCCCAGGTCCAGTTCGACCTCGACCCATTCGGTGGCGCGCGCCAGCGGCGAGGACGGCGTGCTGTCCTTGTCCTCCGGGTCGAAGGTCACCGGCGAGTAGTCGGCGACCTCGGGCAGTTCGAGCGGCAGCATGCTGTCCGGCAGCGCGTGGACCTGGCCGTCCTCGTCGTAGACCACCGGGAACGGCTCGCCCCAGTAGCGCTGGCGCGAGAACAGCCAGTCGCGCAGCTTGTACTGGACGGTGCCGCGGCCGTGGTCGTGCTCCTCCAGCCAGCCGATCATCGTCTTCTTGGCTTCGTCGACGGCCATCCCGTCCAGGAAGCCCGAATTGATCGCGGGCCCGTCTCCGCTGAACGCCTTGCCGTCGAAGCCTTCCGTCGGCTGGACGGTGCGGATGATCTCCAGGCCGAACTTCTCGGCGAACTCCCAGTCGCGGGCGTCCTGGCCGGGGACGGCCATGATCGCGCCGGTGCCGTAGCCCATCAGCACGTAGTCGGCGACGAAGACCGGGATTTCCTTGCCGTCGGCCGGATTCACCGCGTAGGAGCCGGTGAAGACGCCGGTCTTCTCCTTGCTCTCCTGACGGTCCAATTCGGACTTCCGCGCCGCGGCGGCGCGGTAGGCGGCGATGGCGTCGGCCGGGGTGGCCGCCTCGCCGGTCCAGCGCGCGTCGACGCCTTCCGGCCAGGTCGCGGCCGTCAGCTCGTCGACCAGCGGATGCTCGGGCGCGACCACCAGGTAGGTGGCGCCGAACAGCGTGTCCGGGCGGGTGGTGAAGACCTCGATCTTCCGCTCGCCGGAATCGAACGACACCCGCGCGCCGTGCGAGCGGCCGATCCAGTTGCGCTGCATGGACTTGACCTTCTCCGGCCAGTCCAGCAGGTCCAGGTCGTCGACCAGGCGGTCGGCGTAGGAGGTGATGCGCATCATCCACTGACGCAGATTGCGCCGGAACACCGGGAAGTTGCCGCGTTCACTGCGGCCGTCGGCGGTGACCTCTTCGTTCGACAGCACCGTGCCCAGCCCAGGGCACCAGTTCACCGGCGCCTCGGAGATGTAGACCAGGCGGTGCGAGTCGATGATCTCCAGCTGCTCGGCGCGGGTCAGCTCGCACCAGTTGCGGCCGTCCGGCGTACGGCGTTTGTCCTGCGCGTACTCGGTCTCCAGCTCGACGATGGGCCGGGCCTTGCCCGCCTTCTCGTCGTAATACGAGTTGAAGATCTGCAGGAAGATCCACTGCGTCCAGCGGTAGTACTCCGGATCGGTGGTGCGGATCCGGCGCCGGTCGTCGTGGCCGAGGCCCAGGCCACGCAGCTGACGCAGATACGTCGCGATGTTCTCGTCGGTGGTCTTGGCCGGATGCTGGCCGGTGCGCACCGCGAACTGCTCGGCTGGCAGGCCGAAGGCGTCGAAGCCCATCGTGTGCAGCACGTTCCGGCCGATCATGCGGTGGTACCGCGCGAAGACGTCGGTCGCGATGAAGCCCAGCGGGTGCCCGACGTGCAGGCCTGCGCCCGACGGGTACGGGAACATGTCCTGGACGAACAGCTTGTCCGACGGGACCTCGCCGCTCTCGTCCGCGAGCGGGCCGACCGGGTTCGGCGCGTGGTAGGTGCCGTGGTCGGACCAGTAGTCCTGCCAACGCTGCTCGATCTGGCCCGCCAGCTCCGCGGTGTAGCGGTGCTGAGGGGCCGCGTCGGCGCCTTCGCTCGCCTGGTTCATCGCCGAAATCCTCCGTGCTCATCCACGTCAAGCCACTCCAGAAACAACTCGACCCCTCAGCCCGGAGGGCATGAGGGGTCGCCGCGCTGGTCCCGGCCGATCGGCCGAGTTCAGCGCGGCAGGCTAAGGAGCAGCCGAGCCGTGTTCATGAGTCCAGTTTAACGCCCTGGTCAAAGCCGTTCCGAGGGGACCGCCAGAGCGATGAACTGGGTCACCTGCGTCGCGGAGAAGTTGTTGTCGCTGACGAGCACGAGACTGCGCTCCCCGCCGGGCAGCCGCGGCCCCCAGGTCATCCCCTCGACGTTGTCCACAGTGGACAGCTTGAAGTCCGCGAGGTCGGCGAGCAGGCGCTTCTTGACCGGTTTGACCTTGGCGTTGCCGAGCGAAGGGACCTTCGCGACGTTCGTGGCGCCCTTGGTGTCGATCTCGTAGATGCGGATCTTGTTGCCGACGCCGGTGACGAACGCGCGCTCCATCACCAGGTAGCGGGTCGGATCGGCTTGGTCGACGGCCAGCAGCGACGAGACGCCGGTGGTCGCGAAACCGCCGGGCGGGTTCGGGGACGCGAAGACCTTCTCCTGCGGGTACGCGTACTGCGCGAGGATCGGGCCGAACCGCGACTGCAGCGTGATCCGCGAAAGACCGCCTGACGTGGTGGTCGGCTCGGGGCCGTCCTGCAGCAGCGGTCCCTCGACCGAGCTGGCGATCAGTGACCCGAATCCGGCGAAGGTGAGGCCTTCGAGGGCGAGGTTCTGCCGCGGCCCTGTCGTCTCGGCCATCTTCTCGTTGGCGGGGATCGGCAGGTCGCGGACGTGAGAGCCGTCGCGCTTCGCCTCGCGGATCGACGGGTCGATCCGCGCCGCCGCCGACCGCTCGCCCTCCTGCGCCCACAGGTACTGGCCGGTCCAGGGGTCGACACGCAGTTCTTCGGGGTCGATGGTCTGCATGTTCTGCGGCTGCGCGGGGTCGTTCTTCG
This window encodes:
- the leuS gene encoding leucine--tRNA ligase, whose amino-acid sequence is MNQASEGADAAPQHRYTAELAGQIEQRWQDYWSDHGTYHAPNPVGPLADESGEVPSDKLFVQDMFPYPSGAGLHVGHPLGFIATDVFARYHRMIGRNVLHTMGFDAFGLPAEQFAVRTGQHPAKTTDENIATYLRQLRGLGLGHDDRRRIRTTDPEYYRWTQWIFLQIFNSYYDEKAGKARPIVELETEYAQDKRRTPDGRNWCELTRAEQLEIIDSHRLVYISEAPVNWCPGLGTVLSNEEVTADGRSERGNFPVFRRNLRQWMMRITSYADRLVDDLDLLDWPEKVKSMQRNWIGRSHGARVSFDSGERKIEVFTTRPDTLFGATYLVVAPEHPLVDELTAATWPEGVDARWTGEAATPADAIAAYRAAAARKSELDRQESKEKTGVFTGSYAVNPADGKEIPVFVADYVLMGYGTGAIMAVPGQDARDWEFAEKFGLEIIRTVQPTEGFDGKAFSGDGPAINSGFLDGMAVDEAKKTMIGWLEEHDHGRGTVQYKLRDWLFSRQRYWGEPFPVVYDEDGQVHALPDSMLPLELPEVADYSPVTFDPEDKDSTPSSPLARATEWVEVELDLGDGKKTYRRDINTMPNWAGSCWYQLRYLDPTNSEALVAPENEAYWVGPRPAEHGVEDPGGTDLYVGGVEHAVLHLLYSRFWHKVLFDLGHVSSKEPYRKLFNQGYVQAYAYTDSRGFYVPAEDVVEKDGKFFYQDEEVKQEYGKMGKTQRNVVTPDEMCASYGADTFRFYEMSMGPLDVSRPWATKDVVGAQRFLQRLWRLVVDEESGELRVSTVDATDADRKQLHKAIAGVREDYAELRFNTAGAKLIELNNHVTKAYGSADATPRELVEPLVLMLAPLAPHLTEELWKRLGHADSLVHGPFPVVDEKYLVEDSVEYPIQVNGKVRSRITVPAEAGKDAVQAAALADEKVAALVGDGTPRKVIVVPGRLVNIVL
- a CDS encoding esterase-like activity of phytase family protein; translation: MSRRALAVALIGALPLTLMAAPAAEAGHRPLRLIGEQIVPNFLPYEGTIVGGLSSIDYDHRTGEYALICDDRSAINPARFYTAKFTLDAKGLGPVTFTGTKPLLRPDGTPYPPLAKNDPAQPQNMQTIDPEELRVDPWTGQYLWAQEGERSAAARIDPSIREAKRDGSHVRDLPIPANEKMAETTGPRQNLALEGLTFAGFGSLIASSVEGPLLQDGPEPTTTSGGLSRITLQSRFGPILAQYAYPQEKVFASPNPPGGFATTGVSSLLAVDQADPTRYLVMERAFVTGVGNKIRIYEIDTKGATNVAKVPSLGNAKVKPVKKRLLADLADFKLSTVDNVEGMTWGPRLPGGERSLVLVSDNNFSATQVTQFIALAVPSERL